The following proteins are encoded in a genomic region of Coffea eugenioides isolate CCC68of chromosome 6, Ceug_1.0, whole genome shotgun sequence:
- the LOC113776040 gene encoding short integuments 2, mitochondrial encodes MGGVRDGIVKKGKGILLGQMGFNKGGGNINWFPGHMAAATKAIRSRLKVSDFVIEVRDARIPLSSANQDLQPMLSGKRRVIALNKKDLANPNIMHRWIRYFDSCKQDCLAINAHSKSSVQQLLDLVEFKLKEVISREPTLLVMVVGVPNVGKSALINSIHQIASYRFPLQHKTKRATVGPLPGVTQDIAGYKIAHQPSVYVLDTPGVLVPSIADIETGLKLALAGSVKDSVVGEERIAQYLLAVLNTRGTPFHWKPLFGRVTEGVKPAHDVKDLLPNRRKPQNNSDVLYVENYVTEVKRVLYTTLSEFKGSLESEGDLENLIDQQFDMLQTALKIPHKASEARTMVSKKFLALFRMGKLGPFILDDVPDIS; translated from the exons ATGGGAGGAGTGAGAGATGGGATAGTGAAGAAAGGGAAAGGAATTTTATTGGGACAAATGGGATTCAACAAGGGAGGTGGAAACATCAACTGGTTCCCCGGTCACATGGCCGCCGCCACTAAAGCAATCCGCAGCCGCCTTAAGGTCTCCGACTTTGTCATCGAAGTTCGGGATGCCCGT ATACCATTGTCATCGGCAAATCAAGATTTGCAGCCAATGCTTTCAGGGAAAAGAAGGGTCATTGCTCTTAACAAGAAGGATTTGGCCAACCCTAACATCATGCAT AGATGGATCCGTTATTTTGATTCGTGTAAACAAGACTGTCTTGCAATAAATGCACACAGCAAAAGTTCAGTTCAACAG CTTCTTGATCTTGTGGAGTTCAAACTGAAGGAAGTAATCTCAAGGGAGCCTACTCTGCTTGTAATGGTGGTTGGTGTTCCAAATGTTGGCAAGTCAGCCTTAatcaattcaatccatcaaatTGCATCCTATCGCTTTCCat TGCAGCATAAGACGAAGCGAGCTACAGTGGGACCATTGCCTGGAGTTACTCAAGATATTGCTGGATACAAG ATTGCTCATCAGCCTAGCGTATATGTTTTGGACACTCCTGGAGTGCTCGTACCAAGTATTGCAGACATAGAGACTGGATTGAAACTAGCTCTTGCAG GCTCTGTTAAAGATTCTGTAGTTGGCGAAGAGCGTATTGCTCAATACTTGCTAGCAGTTCTAAATACTCGTGGAACTCCATTTCATTGGAAGCCCTTGTTTGGCAGAGTAACTGAGGGAGTCAAACCAGCACATGATGTCAAAGATCTTCTACCAAACAGGAGAAAACCCCAAAATAACTCTGATGTGCTTTATGTTGAG AATTATGTTACTGAAGTCAAACGTGTATTGTACACAACCTTGTCTGAATTTAAAGGTAGTTTGGAGAGTGAAGGGGACTTGGAGAACCTCATAGACCAGCAATTTGATATGCTCCAAACTGCGTTAAAGATACCTCACAAAGCATCAGAGGCGCGTACAATGGTATCTAAGAAATTCCTTGCTTTGTTTAGAATGGGAAAACTTGGTCCTTTCATCCTTGATGATGTCCCGGATATTTCTTGA